The following are from one region of the Deltaproteobacteria bacterium genome:
- a CDS encoding type II toxin-antitoxin system Phd/YefM family antitoxin, which yields MVKIPEIVPVSDLRQDAAAVLKRLKNIQGPLVITQRGRARAVLISIDVYERTRQENELLRMLAAGEKEIMDSRGHSLDSVLREADALLKGDES from the coding sequence ATGGTTAAGATTCCAGAGATTGTTCCCGTGTCGGATCTGAGGCAAGATGCGGCCGCTGTTCTGAAACGTCTGAAAAATATTCAGGGTCCTCTCGTGATTACTCAGAGGGGCAGGGCGAGAGCGGTTCTGATCAGCATTGACGTATATGAACGGACCCGGCAGGAGAACGAATTGCTTCGCATGCTGGCCGCAGGCGAGAAAGAAATCATGGATTCCAGGGGACACTCCCTGGACAGTGTCCTGCGAGAGGCCGACGCTTTGCTGAAGGGCGATGAATCTTGA
- a CDS encoding type II toxin-antitoxin system RelE/ParE family toxin produces the protein MKVRFTPSARRSFLAALGYIHHDNPSAAQEFRDKTEKILRRLERFPKSGRSIPEFPDLPHREVIVPPYRFFYRLEKKTIWIVAVWHGAQQIRKP, from the coding sequence TTGAAGGTCCGCTTTACCCCTTCGGCACGGCGAAGTTTCCTGGCGGCGTTGGGTTATATTCATCATGACAATCCGTCGGCGGCGCAGGAGTTTCGGGACAAAACGGAAAAGATTCTGCGGCGTCTGGAAAGGTTTCCGAAATCGGGCCGCAGCATCCCCGAGTTTCCCGATCTCCCTCATCGGGAGGTGATTGTCCCGCCTTACCGTTTTTTCTACCGCCTTGAGAAGAAGACTATCTGGATTGTTGCGGTTTGGCATGGAGCGCAACAGATACGGAAACCTTGA
- the kdsB gene encoding 3-deoxy-manno-octulosonate cytidylyltransferase, whose translation MSVVAVIPARYASTRFPGKPLAMIGEKPMIRWVYERVQRASRVDRVIVATDDERILEAVRAFGGEAVMTSGEHPSGTDRIAEAALGLDAEIIVNVQGDEPLIRGDVIDACIRPLQEGAQEPVVTPCVRIRSLQDLRNPDVVKVVKSPAGRALYFSRFPIPFDRGRKIDEDCLSELSFWKHLGLYAYRRDFLLQYSRMAPSPLEKREKLEQLRILENGYTIRVEETDYDSVGVDSPEDLEKIRDLFYEKVKEKPTPEDTIKELKALRNNLTLQDLSVKEMIAKRRK comes from the coding sequence ATGAGCGTTGTTGCTGTTATTCCGGCCCGTTATGCCTCAACCCGGTTTCCCGGCAAGCCACTTGCCATGATTGGCGAAAAGCCGATGATCCGATGGGTTTATGAGCGGGTGCAAAGGGCTTCCCGGGTCGACCGGGTCATTGTGGCGACGGATGATGAGCGGATTCTTGAGGCCGTTCGTGCCTTCGGGGGGGAGGCGGTCATGACCTCAGGGGAGCATCCTTCCGGGACGGACCGGATCGCGGAAGCGGCACTGGGGCTTGACGCCGAGATCATTGTGAACGTTCAGGGGGATGAGCCCCTGATCCGGGGAGATGTGATCGATGCCTGCATCCGGCCTCTCCAGGAGGGAGCGCAAGAGCCCGTTGTCACGCCCTGTGTTCGGATCCGTTCTTTGCAAGATCTGCGAAATCCCGATGTGGTGAAGGTCGTGAAGAGCCCTGCGGGGCGGGCCCTCTATTTTTCCCGCTTTCCGATTCCCTTTGACCGGGGCCGGAAAATTGATGAAGATTGCCTGTCGGAACTTTCTTTCTGGAAACATCTCGGACTTTATGCCTACCGAAGGGATTTTTTGTTACAATACAGCCGGATGGCGCCGTCGCCCCTGGAAAAGCGGGAAAAATTGGAGCAGTTGAGGATCCTGGAGAATGGCTATACAATCCGGGTGGAGGAGACCGACTACGATTCCGTCGGTGTTGACTCTCCGGAGGATCTTGAGAAAATTCGGGACCTGTTTTATGAGAAGGTGAAAGAAAAACCGACTCCGGAGGATACGATAAAAGAGCTTAAGGCGCTTCGAAATAATCTCACTTTGCAAGATCTCTCAGTGAAAGAGATGATTGCAAAAAGACGAAAATGA
- a CDS encoding CTP synthase, which translates to MTTKYIFVTGGVVSSLGKGLAAASMGALLESRGQTVTLQKLDPYINIDPGTMSPFQHGEVYVTDDGTETDLDLGHYERYTNAKLNRNSNYTTGKIYNAVIQKERRGDYLGGTVQVVPHITNEIKESIRSVSHDVDVVIVEIGGTIGDIESLPFLEAIRQFRQDAGRKNVIYVHLTLVPYIRAAGELKSKPTQHSVKELLQIGIQPDILLCRTEHFLPEDLKKKIALFCNVDHDAVISARDVETIYEVPLFLHKEGLDDKIVELLEIGNGRQDLSEWEEIVEKIKHPTYNTTIGIVGKYVDLRESYKSLNEALTHGGAANDARVNVKWVDAEEIEKQGAEELLRDVDGVLVPGGFGERGIEGKIAAVEYARTRKVPFLGICLGMQCAVIEYARHVCNLPHANSAEFDAATPDPVIYLLEKWTDFKDNTVQERDSASDKGGTMRLGAYPCVLTEGSFSHTAYEKMEISERHRHRFEFNNRYLDLLREQGLFIAGMSPDRELVEIVEVRDHPWFVGCQFHPEFKSRPRSPHPLFRDFVTMALKYRRKLGSQKKSGTVPDTLKSRQGQ; encoded by the coding sequence ATGACTACGAAATATATCTTTGTGACGGGCGGGGTGGTTTCCTCTCTGGGCAAGGGGCTTGCTGCGGCCTCGATGGGGGCGCTGCTCGAGAGCCGGGGGCAGACGGTGACCCTGCAGAAGCTCGATCCCTACATCAATATTGACCCCGGCACGATGAGCCCCTTCCAGCACGGGGAGGTCTACGTGACGGACGACGGGACGGAAACCGATCTCGACCTGGGGCATTACGAGCGGTACACGAACGCCAAGCTGAACCGAAACAGCAACTATACGACCGGGAAGATCTATAACGCCGTGATTCAGAAGGAACGGCGGGGCGACTACTTAGGCGGCACGGTGCAGGTGGTGCCGCACATAACGAACGAGATCAAGGAGAGTATCCGGTCGGTCTCTCATGATGTTGATGTGGTGATCGTCGAAATCGGCGGGACCATCGGTGATATCGAGTCCCTTCCTTTCCTGGAGGCGATCCGTCAGTTTCGCCAGGATGCGGGCCGGAAGAACGTGATTTATGTTCACCTGACGCTTGTCCCCTATATCCGGGCGGCGGGGGAACTCAAGAGCAAACCGACGCAGCACAGTGTGAAGGAACTCCTCCAGATCGGAATTCAGCCCGATATTCTCCTCTGCCGGACCGAGCATTTCCTGCCCGAAGACCTCAAAAAGAAGATCGCCCTCTTTTGTAATGTAGATCACGACGCGGTTATCTCCGCCCGGGATGTGGAGACGATCTACGAGGTGCCTCTCTTTCTGCACAAAGAAGGTCTGGACGACAAGATCGTGGAACTCTTGGAAATCGGGAACGGCAGACAGGACCTTTCCGAATGGGAAGAAATCGTTGAGAAGATCAAGCACCCGACCTACAATACGACGATCGGGATTGTCGGGAAGTATGTCGATCTTCGGGAATCCTACAAGAGCCTGAACGAGGCGCTGACCCATGGGGGGGCGGCCAACGATGCCCGGGTCAACGTGAAATGGGTCGATGCGGAGGAGATCGAGAAGCAGGGGGCGGAAGAGTTGTTGCGGGATGTGGACGGTGTGCTGGTCCCCGGCGGATTCGGTGAGCGGGGGATTGAAGGAAAAATCGCCGCCGTCGAGTATGCCCGGACCCGGAAGGTCCCCTTCCTCGGCATTTGTCTCGGTATGCAGTGTGCCGTCATTGAGTATGCACGTCATGTTTGCAACCTGCCGCATGCCAACAGCGCAGAGTTTGATGCCGCAACACCCGATCCGGTGATCTACCTGCTGGAGAAATGGACCGACTTCAAGGACAATACCGTACAGGAGCGGGATTCGGCTTCGGACAAAGGGGGGACGATGCGTCTCGGCGCCTATCCCTGCGTGCTGACGGAGGGAAGTTTTTCCCATACGGCCTACGAGAAGATGGAGATCTCCGAGCGTCATCGTCATCGCTTTGAATTCAACAACCGTTATCTTGATCTCCTCCGGGAGCAGGGTCTTTTCATCGCCGGGATGTCACCGGATCGGGAATTGGTGGAGATTGTTGAGGTGCGTGATCATCCATGGTTCGTGGGCTGCCAGTTTCATCCCGAATTCAAGTCGCGGCCGAGAAGTCCCCACCCGTTGTTCCGGGACTTTGTCACGATGGCCTTGAAGTATCGACGGAAGTTGGGGAGTCAAAAGAAGAGCGGAACGGTTCCCGATACCTTAAAGAGCAGGCAGGGACAATGA
- the kdsA gene encoding 3-deoxy-8-phosphooctulonate synthase, with the protein MTATVQIGKVRIGGGALVLIAGPCVIESESLVLKTAERLKRIAADARMPLIFKSSFDKANRSSYASFRGPGLTEGLKILQRVREEFDLPVLSDVHREEEVGPAAEIIDVLQVPALLCRQTDFLMAVARSGRAVNVKKGQFMAPWDMKNVVEKIRQAGNEQIILTERGSSFGYNNLVSDMRSLPVMRDLGVPVVFDGTHSVQLPGGQGTVSGGQREFVPALTRAAVAAGVDGIFLEVHPDPDRALCDGPNMLALSSLPELLRQVIGIHAVVSGKESERS; encoded by the coding sequence ATGACGGCAACGGTGCAGATCGGCAAGGTGCGGATCGGAGGAGGGGCTCTGGTGTTGATTGCCGGTCCCTGTGTCATCGAAAGCGAATCGCTTGTACTCAAGACCGCGGAGAGACTGAAAAGGATCGCCGCCGATGCTCGGATGCCGCTCATTTTCAAGTCCTCTTTCGACAAGGCAAACCGATCCTCCTATGCCTCTTTTCGCGGACCGGGGCTTACGGAGGGGCTGAAGATCCTTCAGCGCGTTCGTGAGGAGTTCGATCTTCCCGTTCTTTCCGATGTCCATCGGGAAGAGGAGGTCGGTCCGGCTGCTGAAATTATCGATGTCCTTCAGGTTCCCGCCCTGCTTTGCCGACAAACCGACTTTTTGATGGCTGTGGCGCGTTCAGGCCGTGCCGTCAATGTTAAGAAAGGGCAGTTTATGGCCCCATGGGACATGAAAAACGTAGTGGAGAAGATCCGTCAGGCCGGGAACGAGCAAATAATCCTGACGGAACGGGGAAGCAGCTTCGGCTACAATAATCTCGTCTCCGATATGCGGTCTCTGCCGGTGATGCGGGATCTCGGCGTCCCGGTCGTGTTCGACGGTACGCACAGTGTCCAGCTTCCCGGCGGGCAGGGGACCGTTTCGGGAGGTCAGCGGGAGTTCGTGCCGGCGCTGACCCGGGCGGCCGTGGCCGCCGGCGTGGACGGGATCTTCCTGGAGGTCCATCCCGATCCCGACCGTGCCCTTTGCGACGGTCCCAACATGCTGGCCTTATCTTCCCTGCCCGAACTGCTCCGGCAGGTCATCGGGATCCATGCCGTTGTATCCGGAAAGGAATCGGAAAGATCATGA
- a CDS encoding KpsF/GutQ family sugar-phosphate isomerase, with the protein MKRKDNSLIETAKNTLKIESDAILSLIDRVDEHFEEAVEIIYACQGRVVVTGMGKSGIIARKIAATFASTGTPAFFVHPAEGIHGDLGMIVRDDVVLTLSNSGETEELATLLPLIKRQGNLLVAMTGCPGSFLAERSDVALDVSVEKEACPLGMAPTASTTAALAMGDALAAALLSKRGFKTEDFAYFHPGGTLGKRLFLKVSDLMHAGEEIPRIAEEDLMKEAIYEISAKKLGVTTVVDTDGILKGIITDGDLRRFFGKEIGRREDPLSVPAKDVMSPGVRTIEADALAARAVQVMEKHSITSLVIIDEAHVPVGIIHLHDLLKAGVV; encoded by the coding sequence ATGAAGAGGAAGGATAATTCACTGATTGAAACGGCGAAAAACACGTTGAAAATAGAGTCCGATGCAATCCTCTCTCTCATTGATCGGGTGGACGAACATTTTGAAGAGGCCGTGGAGATCATTTATGCCTGCCAAGGACGGGTCGTGGTGACGGGGATGGGAAAATCCGGCATCATCGCCCGGAAGATTGCCGCCACCTTTGCTAGTACGGGAACGCCGGCCTTTTTCGTGCATCCTGCCGAAGGGATCCACGGGGATTTGGGGATGATCGTACGGGACGACGTGGTCCTGACCCTCTCCAACAGCGGAGAGACGGAAGAACTGGCAACGCTTCTCCCTTTGATCAAGCGGCAGGGGAACCTTCTGGTAGCCATGACCGGATGTCCCGGTTCTTTCCTGGCCGAACGGAGCGACGTCGCACTTGATGTCAGTGTGGAAAAGGAGGCCTGTCCACTCGGGATGGCTCCAACCGCCAGTACCACGGCGGCTCTTGCCATGGGGGATGCCCTGGCGGCGGCACTTTTAAGCAAGCGGGGTTTCAAAACGGAAGATTTCGCCTATTTCCATCCCGGCGGCACGCTCGGGAAGCGGCTCTTTCTCAAGGTGTCGGACCTGATGCATGCGGGAGAGGAAATCCCGAGGATTGCAGAAGAAGATCTCATGAAGGAGGCGATCTACGAAATCTCCGCCAAGAAACTGGGTGTCACCACCGTCGTCGATACCGACGGGATCTTGAAGGGGATCATTACCGATGGCGACCTGCGCCGGTTCTTCGGAAAGGAGATCGGCCGGAGGGAAGATCCTCTTTCCGTGCCGGCCAAGGATGTCATGTCCCCGGGGGTCCGGACAATTGAAGCCGATGCCCTGGCGGCCAGGGCGGTTCAGGTGATGGAGAAGCACTCCATTACTTCCCTGGTGATTATTGATGAAGCTCATGTACCGGTGGGTATTATTCATTTGCATGATCTTTTGAAGGCCGGTGTTGTATGA
- a CDS encoding diguanylate cyclase — MAVNRNSRIQADIDKLLAGNSRDHRTFIAKVDRLVERCGNDFFPYLFFTTAHLEFPKRTAKKHWDEILLHWEKMRKCIKREIDFRVALLDYFIDINHRIKNPKIIEIKIFQKTQQESYLDELTQLFNYRYFQQALKNEIVRAQRYAAPLSLVIFDVDDFKNYNDTNGHFAGNQALKKLARTLKKGVRDVDVVVRYGGEEFAILLPETTKEGAMVISERIRNRVEITKYTGGAKQPLKNFTISGGVATLKVDAATGSELIKKADRALYRAKSRGKNQIALYEDERRDFERVSASLVGRLNVISDSGDLFSVKNLSEGGALLIYSSVLPLGSVLHLAFQVPGRKTPIACKAKVTRVEELKKNKSYEIGVRIIQIRERERKSLRRFIASTGRKKGV; from the coding sequence ATGGCCGTGAACAGGAATTCCCGGATACAGGCGGATATCGACAAGCTTCTGGCAGGCAATTCCAGGGACCATCGGACATTCATTGCAAAGGTGGATCGTCTGGTGGAACGTTGCGGTAACGATTTTTTCCCCTACCTGTTTTTTACCACGGCTCATCTTGAATTCCCGAAAAGAACGGCCAAAAAACACTGGGATGAGATCCTTCTCCATTGGGAGAAGATGCGCAAGTGTATTAAAAGGGAGATCGATTTTCGGGTGGCTCTTCTCGACTATTTCATCGACATCAACCACCGAATCAAGAACCCGAAGATCATTGAAATTAAAATCTTTCAGAAGACCCAACAGGAAAGTTATCTCGATGAACTGACGCAGCTTTTCAATTACCGCTATTTTCAGCAGGCCCTGAAGAATGAAATCGTCAGGGCGCAGCGTTATGCCGCTCCCCTTTCCCTGGTGATTTTTGATGTGGACGACTTCAAGAACTACAATGATACGAACGGGCATTTTGCCGGGAATCAGGCACTAAAAAAACTGGCCCGAACACTCAAAAAGGGCGTTCGGGATGTAGATGTGGTGGTCCGTTATGGTGGGGAAGAGTTTGCCATTCTTCTGCCGGAAACGACCAAGGAAGGAGCCATGGTGATCTCCGAGCGTATCCGGAATCGGGTGGAGATCACCAAATATACCGGAGGTGCAAAGCAGCCCCTGAAAAATTTTACCATCAGCGGAGGTGTGGCTACCCTGAAGGTGGATGCCGCGACCGGTTCGGAACTGATCAAAAAAGCCGACCGGGCCCTCTATCGTGCGAAAAGCCGGGGAAAGAATCAAATCGCTCTTTATGAGGACGAACGGCGTGACTTTGAACGTGTCAGCGCATCGCTGGTTGGACGGTTGAATGTGATCTCGGATTCCGGGGATCTCTTCTCCGTCAAGAATCTCAGTGAAGGAGGGGCGCTTTTGATTTACAGCAGCGTTCTTCCCTTGGGCAGTGTTCTCCATCTCGCTTTCCAGGTGCCGGGCCGTAAAACACCGATTGCCTGCAAGGCCAAAGTGACCCGTGTTGAGGAATTGAAAAAGAACAAGTCTTACGAAATAGGTGTCCGGATCATCCAGATACGGGAGCGGGAGCGCAAATCTCTCAGGCGATTTATTGCATCGACGGGGCGGAAAAAGGGGGTGTAG
- a CDS encoding type II toxin-antitoxin system RelE/ParE family toxin: MGYKIVLTVQAKEMLTAIPDRRIREKIGCRIDGLSNDPEKQGKALTGDLAGYRSIRAAGQRYRILYRVERKEVVVLVVAIGIRKEGSRSDLYHLAAKLFRLKLLGSPKSSRKKKR, encoded by the coding sequence ATGGGTTACAAAATTGTCCTCACCGTACAGGCGAAAGAGATGCTTACGGCCATCCCGGACCGACGGATCAGAGAAAAAATCGGCTGTCGAATTGATGGATTGTCCAACGATCCGGAGAAACAGGGGAAAGCATTGACCGGTGACCTCGCCGGATACCGGAGCATCCGGGCAGCCGGACAGCGTTATCGTATTCTATATCGGGTGGAGCGGAAGGAGGTCGTTGTTCTGGTAGTAGCGATTGGAATCCGCAAAGAGGGAAGCCGTTCCGACCTGTACCACCTGGCAGCGAAACTTTTTCGTCTGAAATTATTAGGCTCTCCCAAAAGTTCACGGAAGAAAAAACGCTGA
- a CDS encoding type II toxin-antitoxin system Phd/YefM family antitoxin codes for MTKTLPITEARHKLKELTEEFAGEHEPGAVAVTRRGKPVLAVMPWDLYETIMETLEVLGDEELTESLRLSIQDLRDGKTIPWEEVKKDLGL; via the coding sequence ATGACAAAAACATTACCCATTACCGAAGCTCGGCATAAGCTCAAAGAACTTACGGAGGAATTTGCCGGAGAACACGAACCTGGTGCAGTCGCAGTCACACGGAGAGGAAAACCTGTACTGGCGGTAATGCCGTGGGACCTTTATGAGACGATTATGGAAACCCTGGAAGTCCTGGGAGATGAAGAACTCACGGAAAGTCTGCGTTTGAGTATTCAAGATCTCCGGGATGGGAAAACAATCCCCTGGGAGGAGGTCAAAAAGGACCTGGGTTTGTAA
- the mazG gene encoding nucleoside triphosphate pyrophosphohydrolase encodes MEKNEGMDKLLTIMGKLRSEHGCPWDKQQTMESLKPFIIEEAYEVVEAIERGKPEEVCEELGDLLLQIVFLAQIGKESGDFEFDDVARGINEKMLRRHPHVFGNETADNAEEVLHRWEQIKKEEQKDRKRKSILEGIPKALPALLKAHRLQDRAARVGFDWEHISQVLEKVEEETAEFKEALEKKDPEEIENEFGDMLFALVNLSRFIKVSPEDALRKTISRFIARFQHIEEYAARRKVELHTLTLEEMERLWNEAKALGK; translated from the coding sequence ATGGAGAAAAATGAGGGAATGGACAAACTGTTGACCATCATGGGGAAACTTCGCTCGGAGCACGGCTGTCCCTGGGACAAACAACAAACCATGGAGAGTCTCAAACCCTTTATCATCGAAGAGGCCTACGAGGTGGTGGAAGCCATTGAACGGGGTAAACCGGAAGAGGTCTGCGAGGAGTTGGGCGATCTGCTGCTGCAGATCGTCTTTCTGGCCCAGATCGGGAAGGAGTCGGGGGATTTCGAATTCGACGATGTGGCGCGGGGAATCAACGAAAAGATGCTGCGACGCCATCCCCATGTCTTCGGGAACGAGACGGCTGACAACGCCGAGGAGGTTTTACACAGGTGGGAGCAGATCAAGAAGGAAGAGCAAAAAGACCGGAAGAGAAAATCGATTCTCGAGGGAATTCCCAAGGCCCTGCCCGCTCTGCTCAAGGCCCACCGCCTTCAGGACCGGGCCGCCCGGGTCGGCTTTGACTGGGAGCATATTTCCCAGGTACTGGAAAAGGTGGAGGAAGAGACAGCCGAATTCAAGGAGGCGCTGGAGAAGAAAGATCCGGAAGAGATTGAAAATGAATTCGGTGATATGCTCTTCGCCCTGGTCAACCTCTCCCGTTTCATCAAGGTCAGTCCCGAGGATGCCCTCCGGAAGACGATCAGCCGCTTCATTGCACGGTTTCAGCATATCGAGGAGTACGCGGCCCGGCGGAAGGTTGAACTCCACACCCTGACTCTGGAGGAAATGGAGCGCCTCTGGAACGAGGCGAAGGCGTTAGGGAAATAA
- a CDS encoding NADH:flavin oxidoreductase codes for MSRLFEEVKIGGMFLPNRAVRSATYENRCDEDGKVTEELIRFYRELAAGEIGLIVTGNAMVHPWGITAPNALGIYSDEHLPGLARLSEMIHDGGGHVVVQLSHGGRQSVPDLIGGREAIAPSAVYSRAMKYTPKEMTGKEIREVIEAFVTAAERAQKAGFDGVQLHCAHGYLLSSFLSPFANTRTDDYGGTTEKRTRIILEIFDRIQARCGKEFPVLVKLNSEEGLENGLDIEEAARVVKLLDGKDFAAIEISGGIYETGLSTRPKIKARENEAYFLANADRLRGETKIPLILVGGIRSLERIDEILESGVVEMVSMSRPFIREPGLIQRWQAGDLTPARCISCNLCMKKVFEGPVKCYQEEKKMNSGTVLD; via the coding sequence ATGTCCAGACTATTTGAAGAGGTGAAAATCGGCGGGATGTTTCTTCCCAACCGTGCTGTCCGGTCGGCCACCTACGAGAACCGTTGTGACGAGGATGGGAAGGTGACGGAGGAACTGATCCGGTTCTACCGGGAACTGGCCGCCGGGGAGATCGGACTGATCGTCACCGGCAACGCCATGGTCCATCCCTGGGGGATCACGGCGCCGAACGCCCTTGGCATCTACAGTGATGAACACCTCCCCGGACTGGCCCGGCTGTCCGAAATGATCCACGACGGGGGAGGGCATGTTGTGGTGCAACTCTCCCACGGGGGGCGGCAGAGCGTGCCGGACCTGATCGGCGGCCGGGAGGCGATCGCTCCTTCGGCCGTTTATTCCCGGGCCATGAAATACACGCCGAAAGAGATGACGGGAAAGGAGATCCGCGAAGTGATCGAGGCCTTTGTCACTGCCGCCGAGCGGGCGCAGAAGGCCGGTTTCGACGGGGTGCAGCTCCACTGTGCCCACGGGTATCTGTTGAGCAGCTTCCTCTCCCCCTTTGCCAACACCCGGACCGATGACTACGGCGGCACCACGGAGAAACGGACCCGCATCATTCTGGAAATTTTTGATCGGATTCAGGCCCGCTGCGGAAAAGAGTTTCCCGTCCTGGTCAAGTTGAACTCCGAAGAGGGGCTGGAAAACGGCCTTGATATCGAGGAAGCCGCCCGGGTGGTGAAACTCCTCGACGGAAAAGATTTCGCCGCCATCGAAATCAGCGGCGGGATCTACGAAACGGGTCTTTCGACCCGTCCCAAAATCAAGGCCCGCGAAAACGAGGCCTACTTCCTGGCTAATGCCGATCGGCTTCGCGGAGAGACGAAGATCCCCCTGATCCTGGTTGGCGGTATCCGTTCCCTTGAGCGGATCGATGAAATCCTGGAATCAGGCGTCGTCGAGATGGTCTCCATGAGCCGCCCCTTCATCCGGGAGCCGGGACTGATCCAAAGATGGCAGGCAGGGGATTTAACCCCGGCCCGTTGCATCTCCTGCAACCTCTGCATGAAAAAGGTTTTCGAAGGACCGGTGAAGTGCTACCAGGAGGAGAAAAAGATGAATTCGGGAACGGTTCTCGATTAG